The following proteins are encoded in a genomic region of Chaetodon auriga isolate fChaAug3 chromosome 8, fChaAug3.hap1, whole genome shotgun sequence:
- the tap1 gene encoding antigen peptide transporter 1 isoform X2, producing the protein MMQKMSYFFPLLFVCLDLCVVRANRLAQLSPLLLPHPIITLWGGGLTRACLLALFALTYPGSLPWMSSFEGLQSLGVLCFHFPVYATLLWGLGQTNIEELWGWHSWERVLQGYVVTVVAWLYWSRYASSLLLSWGRYVSSLLTRAPSEKPKEDAGGALKRLIGYMLPFLRRFVAVLFLVLLSSYGEMAIPQYTGRVTDWIKNEEAPDAFMEAITVMTIMTAASAVLEFMCDLMYNITMSRIHTSVQGSVFQAVLKQEIAFFDATSTGELVSRITTDTNDMSEALSEKLSLLMWYTGRFGFLMFFMVSQSWKMSLLTCMGLPIIWVIPELTGHFHQTIAKKVQQSLAKANQVATETFSCMKTVRSFANEDGETERYRRQLDDTYALNKKEAAAYAASTCTNSMSTLALKVCILYYGGTLVTRGAISSGDLVSFVLYELQFASAVEAVMRYYPEVKKAIGASEKIFEYLDRKPQVPPEGTLAPENLRGHIQFKNVSFSYSGRTDENNLVLKDVSLEMKPGQITALVGLNRSGKSTCVKLLERFYQPQSGEILLDGKPLQSYKDQFLHDKIAVVSQDCVLFARSVRENIKYGFEDASDEEMYRAAKLASAHDFIMELSDRYNTDAGEKGGQVSGGQKQRIAIARALIRRPQILILDNATSDLDTENEYQVHQALLNQINNCSVLLISTKMSVVEKANHIIVLSDGVVKEEGSHDELLKKNGLYAELVRKQNMGFHRQDKERN; encoded by the exons atgatgcagaaaatgagctacttcttccctctgctcttcGTGTGCCTGGATTTGTGTGTGGTGCGCGCCAACCGCTTGGCCCAgctctcacctctcctcctcccccatcccATCATCACCCTGTGGGGAGGGGGCTTGACCAGGGCTTGCCTGCTCGCCCTCTTCGCCCTCACCTACCCCGGAAGCCTGCCGTGGATGAGCAGCTTTGAGGGCCTGCAGAGCTTGGGGGTCCTTTGCTTCCACTTCCCGGTGTACGCCACTCTTCTCTGGGGGCTGGGACAGACCAACATAGAGGAGCTGTGGGGGTGGCACTCCTGGGAGAGG GTGTTACAGGGTTATGTTGTGACAGTCGTGGCTTGGCTCTACTGGAGCCGATACGCGTCGTCTCTTCTGCTCTCCTGGGGTCGATacgtctcctctctgctgacgAGGGCCCCGTCAGAGAAGCCCAAAGAGGACGCCGGCGGCGCCCTGAAGAGACTGATCGGTTACATGCTGCCTTTTCTCCGCCGCTttgttgctgtgctgtttctCGTGCTTCTCTCCTCTTATG GTGAGATGGCCATCCCTCAGTACACTGGACGTGTGACCGACTGGATCAAAAATGAGGAAGCACCTGATGCATTCATGGAGGCCATCACCGTCATGACGATAATGACTGCTGCCAG tgctgtgctgGAGTTCATGTGTGACCTCATGTACAACATCACCATGAGCCGAATACACACCTCAGTGCAGGGATCGGTCTTCCAGGCCGTGCTGAAACAGGAGATTGCTTTCTTTGACGCCACTTCGACAG GTGAGCTGGTGTCCCGCATCACCACGGACACCAACGACATGAGTGAGGCACTGAGTGAGAAACTGAGTCTGCTGATGTGGTACACGGGACGTTTCGGCTTCCTCATGTTCTTCATGGTGAGCCAGTCGTGGAAAATGTCCCTGCTGACTTGCATGGGACTGCCCATCATCTGGGTCATCCCTGAGCTCACAGGACACTTCCACCAG ACGATTGCTAAAAAGGTTCAGCAGTCACTGGCTAAGGCCAACCAGGTGGCAACAGAGACCTTCTCCTGCATGAAGACGGTGAGGAGCTTTGCCAACGAGGATGGTGAGACGGAGAGGTACAGACGGCAGCTGGATGACACATACGCCCTGAATAAGAAGGAAGCAGCAGCCTATGCAGCCTCTACCTGTACTAACAGT ATGTCCACTCTGGCCCTGAAGGTGTGTATTCTGTACTACGGAGGGACTCTTGTGACCAGGGGGGCCATTAGCAGCGGTGACCTGGTGTCATTCGTCCTCTATGAGCTGCAGTTTGCCTCAGCTGTCGAG GCTGTCATGCGTTACTACCCGGAGGTGAAGAAGGCGATCGGTGCCTCTGAGAAGATCTTTGAATATTTGGATCGCAAACCTCAAGTACCGCCAGAGGGAACTTTGGCCCCTGAAAATCTCAGGGGGCACATTCAGTTCAAAAATGTTTCGTTTTCCTATTCTGGCAGAACAGACGAAAACAATCTTGTGCTCAAG GACGTGTCTCTGGAGATGAAGCCAGGCCAAATCACTGCCCTTGTGGGTCTTAACAGATCAGGGAAGTCCACCTGTGTCAAGCTGCTGGAGAGATTTTACCAGCCGCAATCAGGGGAGATCCTGCTGGACGGAAAACCGCTGCAAAGCTACAAAGACCAGTTCCTACATGACAAG ATTGCTGTGGTGAGCCAGGATTGTGTGCTGTTTGCTCGATCTGTGCGAGAGAACATCAAGTATGGCTTCGAGGATGCCTCCGATGAGGAGATGTACAGGGCTGCCAAGCTGGCGAGTGCCCACGACTTCATCATGGAGCTGTCAGACAGATACAACACAG ATGCCGGAGAGAAGGGGGGCCAGGTGTCTGGAGGCCAGAAGCAGCGCATTGCCATTGCCAGAGCTTTAATTAGACGTCCCCAAATCCTGATACTGGACAACGCCACCAGTGACTTGGACACGGAGAATGAATACCAG GTCCACCAAGCTTTGCTAAACCAAATCAACAACTGCTCCGTGCTGTTGATATCCACCAAGATGAGTGTTGTCGAGAAGGCCAATCATATAATTGTCCTCAGCGACGGggtggtgaaggaggagggcAGCCACGAtgagctgctgaagaaaaaCGGCCTTTATGCCGAACTGGTGAGGAAGCAGAATATGGGCTTTCACCGTCAAGACAAGGAGAGGAACTGA
- the tap1 gene encoding antigen peptide transporter 1 isoform X1, with amino-acid sequence MCPQPDVFVAYVRSRRCRPDIHRIEMMQKMSYFFPLLFVCLDLCVVRANRLAQLSPLLLPHPIITLWGGGLTRACLLALFALTYPGSLPWMSSFEGLQSLGVLCFHFPVYATLLWGLGQTNIEELWGWHSWERVLQGYVVTVVAWLYWSRYASSLLLSWGRYVSSLLTRAPSEKPKEDAGGALKRLIGYMLPFLRRFVAVLFLVLLSSYGEMAIPQYTGRVTDWIKNEEAPDAFMEAITVMTIMTAASAVLEFMCDLMYNITMSRIHTSVQGSVFQAVLKQEIAFFDATSTGELVSRITTDTNDMSEALSEKLSLLMWYTGRFGFLMFFMVSQSWKMSLLTCMGLPIIWVIPELTGHFHQTIAKKVQQSLAKANQVATETFSCMKTVRSFANEDGETERYRRQLDDTYALNKKEAAAYAASTCTNSMSTLALKVCILYYGGTLVTRGAISSGDLVSFVLYELQFASAVEAVMRYYPEVKKAIGASEKIFEYLDRKPQVPPEGTLAPENLRGHIQFKNVSFSYSGRTDENNLVLKDVSLEMKPGQITALVGLNRSGKSTCVKLLERFYQPQSGEILLDGKPLQSYKDQFLHDKIAVVSQDCVLFARSVRENIKYGFEDASDEEMYRAAKLASAHDFIMELSDRYNTDAGEKGGQVSGGQKQRIAIARALIRRPQILILDNATSDLDTENEYQVHQALLNQINNCSVLLISTKMSVVEKANHIIVLSDGVVKEEGSHDELLKKNGLYAELVRKQNMGFHRQDKERN; translated from the exons agatgatgcagaaaatgagctacttcttccctctgctcttcGTGTGCCTGGATTTGTGTGTGGTGCGCGCCAACCGCTTGGCCCAgctctcacctctcctcctcccccatcccATCATCACCCTGTGGGGAGGGGGCTTGACCAGGGCTTGCCTGCTCGCCCTCTTCGCCCTCACCTACCCCGGAAGCCTGCCGTGGATGAGCAGCTTTGAGGGCCTGCAGAGCTTGGGGGTCCTTTGCTTCCACTTCCCGGTGTACGCCACTCTTCTCTGGGGGCTGGGACAGACCAACATAGAGGAGCTGTGGGGGTGGCACTCCTGGGAGAGG GTGTTACAGGGTTATGTTGTGACAGTCGTGGCTTGGCTCTACTGGAGCCGATACGCGTCGTCTCTTCTGCTCTCCTGGGGTCGATacgtctcctctctgctgacgAGGGCCCCGTCAGAGAAGCCCAAAGAGGACGCCGGCGGCGCCCTGAAGAGACTGATCGGTTACATGCTGCCTTTTCTCCGCCGCTttgttgctgtgctgtttctCGTGCTTCTCTCCTCTTATG GTGAGATGGCCATCCCTCAGTACACTGGACGTGTGACCGACTGGATCAAAAATGAGGAAGCACCTGATGCATTCATGGAGGCCATCACCGTCATGACGATAATGACTGCTGCCAG tgctgtgctgGAGTTCATGTGTGACCTCATGTACAACATCACCATGAGCCGAATACACACCTCAGTGCAGGGATCGGTCTTCCAGGCCGTGCTGAAACAGGAGATTGCTTTCTTTGACGCCACTTCGACAG GTGAGCTGGTGTCCCGCATCACCACGGACACCAACGACATGAGTGAGGCACTGAGTGAGAAACTGAGTCTGCTGATGTGGTACACGGGACGTTTCGGCTTCCTCATGTTCTTCATGGTGAGCCAGTCGTGGAAAATGTCCCTGCTGACTTGCATGGGACTGCCCATCATCTGGGTCATCCCTGAGCTCACAGGACACTTCCACCAG ACGATTGCTAAAAAGGTTCAGCAGTCACTGGCTAAGGCCAACCAGGTGGCAACAGAGACCTTCTCCTGCATGAAGACGGTGAGGAGCTTTGCCAACGAGGATGGTGAGACGGAGAGGTACAGACGGCAGCTGGATGACACATACGCCCTGAATAAGAAGGAAGCAGCAGCCTATGCAGCCTCTACCTGTACTAACAGT ATGTCCACTCTGGCCCTGAAGGTGTGTATTCTGTACTACGGAGGGACTCTTGTGACCAGGGGGGCCATTAGCAGCGGTGACCTGGTGTCATTCGTCCTCTATGAGCTGCAGTTTGCCTCAGCTGTCGAG GCTGTCATGCGTTACTACCCGGAGGTGAAGAAGGCGATCGGTGCCTCTGAGAAGATCTTTGAATATTTGGATCGCAAACCTCAAGTACCGCCAGAGGGAACTTTGGCCCCTGAAAATCTCAGGGGGCACATTCAGTTCAAAAATGTTTCGTTTTCCTATTCTGGCAGAACAGACGAAAACAATCTTGTGCTCAAG GACGTGTCTCTGGAGATGAAGCCAGGCCAAATCACTGCCCTTGTGGGTCTTAACAGATCAGGGAAGTCCACCTGTGTCAAGCTGCTGGAGAGATTTTACCAGCCGCAATCAGGGGAGATCCTGCTGGACGGAAAACCGCTGCAAAGCTACAAAGACCAGTTCCTACATGACAAG ATTGCTGTGGTGAGCCAGGATTGTGTGCTGTTTGCTCGATCTGTGCGAGAGAACATCAAGTATGGCTTCGAGGATGCCTCCGATGAGGAGATGTACAGGGCTGCCAAGCTGGCGAGTGCCCACGACTTCATCATGGAGCTGTCAGACAGATACAACACAG ATGCCGGAGAGAAGGGGGGCCAGGTGTCTGGAGGCCAGAAGCAGCGCATTGCCATTGCCAGAGCTTTAATTAGACGTCCCCAAATCCTGATACTGGACAACGCCACCAGTGACTTGGACACGGAGAATGAATACCAG GTCCACCAAGCTTTGCTAAACCAAATCAACAACTGCTCCGTGCTGTTGATATCCACCAAGATGAGTGTTGTCGAGAAGGCCAATCATATAATTGTCCTCAGCGACGGggtggtgaaggaggagggcAGCCACGAtgagctgctgaagaaaaaCGGCCTTTATGCCGAACTGGTGAGGAAGCAGAATATGGGCTTTCACCGTCAAGACAAGGAGAGGAACTGA